The Salvia miltiorrhiza cultivar Shanhuang (shh) chromosome 2, IMPLAD_Smil_shh, whole genome shotgun sequence DNA window TCGCCAAGAAACATCTCCCTCTCTATATAACAAACTCACCATTTCAATTCAAACCACACATGGCATTTTCCTACGAATCTCTGCTGCCTGCACAGCGCATCCTGACGGCGGCAGCCTCCGCCGGCGCCTTCGCAATTCTCCTCAAATCCATCGTCAGCGACCTCATCCCCTACAAATACCTTTCCTCATCCCTGGCCAAGCTCTCGCGGCAGCTCACCGTCGTGGTCGACGAATTCGACGGCCTCACCTCCAACCAAATGTTCCACGCCGCCACCATCTACCTCGCCGCCAGAATCTCCGGCGCCACCAAGAGGATCAAGGTGAACAAGCCCCCCAAACAGCAACACCTCGCCGTCACCGTCGACAAAAACCAGGAGATGGTCGACGTCCACGGCGGCATTCACTTCAAATGGACCCTGCACTCCGTCGAACAGAGCGCCAAAAACGAGAGTTCCAGGTCAGAAGTGCGGTATCTGGAGCTCAGTTTCAACCGGAAACACAGAGACTACGTGTTGCAGGTGTACTTGCCGTACATCTTGGAGATGAAGGAGGAGACGAGGAGTGTTAGGCTGCACACGGTTGACTACAACGGAACTGATTACTGGAGCTCGGTGGTGCTCAACCATCCGGCGAGGTTCGAGACGATGGCGATGGATCCGGAGACGAAGAAAGGGGTGATGGAGGATCTGGATAGGTTTGTGAGGAGGAAGGATTACTACAGGAGGGTTGGGAAGGCTTGGAAACGAGGATACCTGTTGTACGGCCCACCGGGAACGGGGAAGTCGAGCTTGGTTGCAGCCATGGCTAACTACCTCAACTTTGATATTTATGACTTGGATTTGAGGGAGGTTCAATGCAACTCTGATTTGAGGAGGCTCTTGATTGGCACCTCTAATCGATCCATACTTGTCATCGAGGACATTGACTGCAATCTCGGATTGTTAAACAGGGAAACAGATAATGCAGCAGCTGACCAAGACaaggtctctctctctttctctctctctctcacacacactacaatatatatatgcataaggCTTATTGATGGGATGAATGTGAACAGATAACCTTATCTGCACTGCTGAACTTCATTGATGGGCTGTGGTCGAGTTGTGGGGATGAGAAGATCATAGTTTTCACCACCAACCACAAGGACCGGTTGGATCCCGCGTTGCTCCGGCCGGGACGAATGGACGTGCACTTGGAGATGCCTTACTGCAGATTCAGTGGCTTCAAGATACTTGCTTCCACCTATCTCAGGATCACCGACCACTTGCTCTTTCCGATGATTGGAGAGCTGCTCGAGAAAGTTGAGGCGACGCCGGCTGAAGTTGCTGGAGAGCTCATCAAGAGCGAGGATGCCGATATTGCTTTACCAACCTTAGTTCATTTCCTCAAGGACAAGGACATTAAGAGATCATTTTAGTTACCTATTTTGGCAAAGATGAGTAATTTTTTTCCAGCCTACAATAAATTTGGATATCTTTAAGCATTGTTCAATATTCTAGTTGATGCAAAAGTTAAAGGATCTTATCTCACATAAAATGCAAGGCAAAGGTATCATAAACATTTCGCCGCATCAGTGAATCATACAATCTGAATCATATTTTTCATAGTAATCATTGACAAATGCTAGTTGCACAAAGATTAAATAGATCCCTGATTGCAATAATGGCGCATACATTCCCTCATTCTTAACAATTCAGGGGAAGTTCCCAACCATTTATTATCAACATGTCTACTTGCGTCCAAGTGATCGGCAAGCACCCTCGGATAATCCAGCATAGTTCATCCGGTTGTTCTTCACTGTTGATTTGCCCGCACAGTACATCCGACGCAACAAAATATCAACCTTTAGCATGTAAAACAATTTCAATAATCCAACAGAATTAAAAACTGATTAAGGAATGCAGTGTATGAGACATGTAGTATGATGCTTTACCTTGACAACTAAGTTCCATCATTATCTGAAATTGATGCTGTCTGCACATGATGCACTTCTGCAGTTGGAGTCATCTACACATGGAAAGTTTCAACTATCAAAAATCACAAAGTCACGTGACATCTAATACTTAAAACAGTTGTACAACCTTTTCACCTTCAATAAATTTTGGTCCTTCCATGGTCCTTTATCAGACCTCAAACAGCCCCCTTCAATTGCACAGGTACAGCAACCACCAAAGAACTCTGGTAGCTCACTACCAACCAAAGAATTCTATGAGTTCCAAGATTAATACACGAAAACGAGTCAGAAAATTCTAGTGATAATCACCTTCCATCAATTACTTCAAGCAACTTTCTCTGGTAATTACTTCCAAGCACCTAAAAAATTCAGAAGACATCATTTCACGTATTAACAGCATCAGACCTGAATATATAAGTAGGTCATGGACTCATGGGTACCTGAATTTTTGAAGTTGTTTCAGGATCAAGTATAGGTTTGACCACATT harbors:
- the LOC131010567 gene encoding AAA-ATPase At3g50940-like, with amino-acid sequence MAFSYESLLPAQRILTAAASAGAFAILLKSIVSDLIPYKYLSSSLAKLSRQLTVVVDEFDGLTSNQMFHAATIYLAARISGATKRIKVNKPPKQQHLAVTVDKNQEMVDVHGGIHFKWTLHSVEQSAKNESSRSEVRYLELSFNRKHRDYVLQVYLPYILEMKEETRSVRLHTVDYNGTDYWSSVVLNHPARFETMAMDPETKKGVMEDLDRFVRRKDYYRRVGKAWKRGYLLYGPPGTGKSSLVAAMANYLNFDIYDLDLREVQCNSDLRRLLIGTSNRSILVIEDIDCNLGLLNRETDNAAADQDKITLSALLNFIDGLWSSCGDEKIIVFTTNHKDRLDPALLRPGRMDVHLEMPYCRFSGFKILASTYLRITDHLLFPMIGELLEKVEATPAEVAGELIKSEDADIALPTLVHFLKDKDIKRSF